In Maylandia zebra isolate NMK-2024a linkage group LG12, Mzebra_GT3a, whole genome shotgun sequence, a single genomic region encodes these proteins:
- the LOC101485615 gene encoding putative defense protein Hdd11 encodes MELLWPGLLILQMFCFINGYPNGAPSGACEDMLPRHSGVLPQPSPAPYTILTNARVFQPGKPITVTIVGPKYRGVLLEARIGGGLNAVGTWQRPPPDTKFLQCAHNPRGAVTHSNTNLKGNSTVYSWIPPNCEGPVYFMATVAQQRTVFWVNIRSMDLTRGKTGGLDLAVGASAGMAEGKPLLPLVICFLILNILA; translated from the exons ATGGAGCTCCTTTGGCCTGGGTTGCTCATACTCCAGATGTTCTGTTTTATTAACGGCTATCCCAACGGTGCTCCCTCCGGTGCCTGTGAGGATATGTTACCTCGTCACTCTGGGGTGCTGCCTCAGCCTTCACCAGCACCCTACACTATTCTCACCAATGCCAGGGTGTTTCAGCCAGGGAAGCCCATTACAG TGACCATCGTTGGACCAAAATACAGAGGAGTGCTTCTGGAAGCTCGAATAGGTGGAGGCCTCAACGCTGTGGGGACGTGGCAGCGCCCTCCTCCAGACACTAAATTCCTTCAG TGCGCGCATAATCCTCGAGGTGCTGTCACTCACTCCAACACCAATCTCAAGGGCAACAGCACTGTGTACAGCTGGATACCGCCTAACTGTGAAGGTCCTGTCTACTTCAT GGCCACCGTAGCTCAGCAACGCACAGTCTTCTGGGTTAACATAAGGTCCATGGATCTGACCAGAG GAAAAACAGGCGGTCTTGATCTGGCAGTAGGTGCCAGCGCTGGAATGGCTGAAGGCAAACCTCTGCTTCCCTTAGTGATATGTTTTCTGATTTTAAACATACTGGCATGA